In one Parageobacillus genomosp. 1 genomic region, the following are encoded:
- a CDS encoding tripartite tricarboxylate transporter permease produces MSALTFLIDGFQTALQPHNLLFAFLGVLIGTAVGVLPGIGPMSGVALLIPVTASMTSGLDPAQAATSSIILLAGVYYGAMYGGSTTSILLNTPGESSSVVTTLDGYQMAKQGRAGSALAIAAIGSFVAGIVSLIALVLLAEPLSNVALKFGPAEYFSLMLLGLAAVSGLAGNSMTKAWMMTVFGLLLSTIGLDNVSGVARFTYNISFLYGGLEFLTVAVGLFALGEVFKAILHKEKNDGEIAKIGRVLPSKAELKESAGPIARGSLLGFFVGVLPGAGATLASFFSYIMEKKLSKTPEKFGKGTIAGVAAPESANNAASGGAMVPLLTLGIPGSGTTAILMGALIMYNVQPGPLLFDEHPDVAWGLIASMFIGNVMLLILNMPLVKIFAKIIETPPKYLLPLIIAISVFGVYAVQVTTFDVFLLIAFGVLGYLLAEHDFPLAPLVLGLVLGPMIENNMRRALTASNGDFMVFFEKPISLVLLIIAFLWIVVPFVMKLKGKSVIVSEDM; encoded by the coding sequence ATGAGTGCACTGACATTTTTAATCGATGGCTTTCAAACTGCACTGCAGCCGCACAATCTGCTTTTCGCTTTTCTTGGCGTGCTGATTGGGACGGCGGTAGGAGTGCTGCCAGGGATTGGCCCGATGAGCGGGGTAGCGCTGTTAATTCCCGTAACTGCTTCGATGACGTCGGGGCTTGACCCAGCTCAAGCGGCGACCAGTTCGATTATTTTGCTAGCCGGTGTCTATTACGGGGCGATGTACGGCGGTTCGACGACATCCATTTTATTAAATACACCTGGAGAATCTTCCTCTGTCGTCACCACATTGGACGGTTATCAAATGGCAAAGCAGGGGAGGGCAGGATCCGCGTTGGCGATTGCGGCGATCGGTTCGTTTGTCGCTGGGATCGTTTCATTAATTGCCCTCGTGCTGTTGGCGGAGCCGCTTTCCAATGTAGCGTTGAAATTCGGTCCGGCTGAATATTTTTCACTAATGCTTCTCGGATTGGCCGCTGTCAGTGGGTTGGCAGGAAATTCGATGACAAAAGCGTGGATGATGACCGTTTTTGGTTTGTTGCTTTCGACGATTGGTCTTGATAATGTGTCAGGTGTGGCGCGATTTACGTATAACATTTCTTTTTTATACGGAGGATTGGAATTTTTAACGGTTGCGGTCGGTTTGTTTGCCTTAGGGGAAGTATTTAAAGCGATTCTTCATAAAGAGAAAAATGATGGCGAAATCGCGAAAATCGGCCGTGTCCTTCCATCGAAAGCGGAATTGAAAGAAAGCGCGGGACCGATTGCGCGCGGATCACTGCTCGGATTTTTTGTCGGCGTATTGCCGGGAGCGGGTGCGACGCTTGCCTCGTTTTTTTCCTACATCATGGAAAAGAAATTAAGTAAAACGCCTGAGAAGTTCGGAAAGGGAACGATTGCTGGCGTGGCGGCGCCGGAATCTGCGAATAATGCCGCTTCAGGCGGGGCGATGGTTCCACTGTTGACGCTTGGAATTCCCGGTTCGGGAACGACTGCGATTTTAATGGGGGCGTTAATTATGTATAACGTCCAGCCCGGTCCGCTGCTCTTTGATGAGCACCCGGATGTAGCATGGGGATTAATCGCCAGCATGTTTATTGGAAACGTCATGCTGCTTATTTTAAACATGCCGCTCGTCAAAATATTTGCGAAAATTATTGAAACGCCGCCTAAATATTTGCTGCCGCTTATTATTGCGATTTCTGTATTTGGTGTTTACGCGGTGCAGGTGACGACGTTTGATGTCTTTTTATTAATCGCATTTGGCGTATTAGGCTATCTGCTTGCAGAACATGACTTTCCATTGGCGCCGCTTGTATTAGGGCTTGTACTTGGTCCGATGATTGAAAATAACATGCGAAGAGCACTTACGGCTTCGAACGGTGACTTTATGGTATTTTTCGAAAAGCCAATCTCGCTTGTTTTGCTTATCATTGCGTTTTTATGGATCGTCGTTCCGTTTGTCATGAAACTAAAAGGAAAATCGGTCATTGTCAGCGAAGATATGTAA
- a CDS encoding sensor histidine kinase produces the protein MKLQTRLIIIICSLLLFVIVFLSFLFQHMFAATLKEQIGMRALNVAETVAATPLVKDAFRQPDPHRQIQPFAEMIRHKTGAEYVVVGNRQGIRYAHPLPDRIGKKMVGGDNEEVLEGKAIISEAVGSLGPAIRGKAPIFDEQGNVIGIVSVGFLLEDIEDIVWSYNVKIFFFSILALLLGIIGAVGIAKTVKKSIHGLEPKEIGLLYQEKQAILEAIREGIIAVNQEGIITMINKTAMTLLGYEKEQDVLGKYILHIIPHSRLLEVIRTGTAEYDDEMILGEETVITNRIPIKDKAGKVIGAVSTFRNKSELYRLTKELSQLKSYADALRAQTHEFSNKLYVISGLIQLESYEEALELISKETNLHQDIVRFVMKEIPDPIIGGLFIGKFNRANELKIQFDIDRQSSFKDIPKHLDRDHLLTIIGNIVDNAMEAVLHNGCEEKRVTVFLTDLGDDLIIEVEDNGPGIQAEIADQIFERGFSTKAAAHRGYGLDLVKKSLTVLGGHITYQSEQGKGTVFTIIIPKQRRVDDGSQYSSAHCRRR, from the coding sequence ATGAAGCTCCAAACGCGGCTCATTATCATTATTTGTTCCTTGCTTTTATTTGTCATCGTTTTTCTTTCCTTTTTGTTTCAGCACATGTTTGCCGCCACGCTAAAAGAACAGATCGGAATGCGCGCGCTGAACGTAGCGGAAACGGTGGCTGCTACGCCGTTAGTCAAGGACGCTTTTAGGCAGCCGGACCCGCACCGACAAATTCAGCCGTTCGCAGAAATGATTCGCCACAAAACCGGCGCGGAGTATGTCGTGGTTGGAAATAGACAAGGAATTCGTTATGCCCATCCGCTTCCAGACCGGATTGGAAAGAAGATGGTGGGCGGAGATAATGAAGAGGTGCTTGAGGGAAAAGCGATTATTTCGGAAGCGGTCGGTTCGCTCGGTCCGGCGATACGCGGAAAAGCGCCGATTTTCGATGAGCAAGGAAATGTCATCGGCATTGTATCGGTAGGGTTTTTGCTTGAAGACATTGAGGACATCGTTTGGTCATATAACGTAAAAATTTTTTTCTTTTCTATCCTTGCGCTCTTGTTAGGGATTATTGGAGCAGTTGGCATTGCAAAAACAGTAAAAAAATCCATTCACGGATTGGAGCCAAAAGAAATCGGACTGTTATACCAAGAGAAACAGGCGATTTTAGAGGCGATTCGTGAAGGAATTATTGCCGTGAATCAGGAAGGAATTATTACGATGATCAACAAAACGGCGATGACTTTGCTTGGATATGAAAAGGAGCAGGATGTATTAGGGAAATATATTTTGCATATTATTCCCCATTCCCGACTGCTTGAAGTGATTCGAACGGGAACGGCGGAATATGACGATGAGATGATATTAGGCGAAGAGACCGTGATTACCAATCGCATTCCGATTAAGGATAAAGCAGGAAAGGTGATCGGCGCCGTATCGACGTTCCGCAATAAGTCGGAACTATATCGTTTGACGAAGGAGCTTTCCCAACTAAAAAGCTACGCTGACGCGCTGCGGGCGCAAACGCATGAGTTTTCCAACAAATTGTATGTCATTTCCGGACTCATTCAGTTGGAATCATATGAAGAGGCGTTAGAACTCATTTCTAAAGAAACCAATCTTCATCAGGACATCGTTCGTTTTGTGATGAAAGAAATCCCTGATCCTATTATTGGAGGGCTGTTCATCGGCAAATTTAACCGCGCAAATGAATTAAAGATTCAGTTTGATATTGACCGGCAAAGCAGCTTTAAAGATATTCCAAAGCATTTGGATCGCGATCACCTTTTGACTATTATCGGCAATATTGTGGATAACGCAATGGAAGCGGTATTGCACAACGGATGCGAAGAAAAGAGAGTGACCGTATTTTTAACTGATCTTGGCGACGATTTAATTATTGAAGTGGAAGATAACGGACCAGGCATTCAAGCGGAAATAGCCGATCAAATATTTGAACGTGGTTTTTCGACGAAAGCGGCTGCCCATCGCGGCTATGGCCTTGATTTGGTGAAAAAATCGCTGACGGTGCTTGGCGGTCATATTACTTATCAATCGGAACAGGGAAAAGGAACTGTCTTTACGATCATCATTCCAAAACAACGGAGGGTTGATGATGGCTCGCAATATTCAAGTGCTCATTGTCGAAGACGATAA
- a CDS encoding response regulator — protein MARNIQVLIVEDDKRIAEINRRFVEKVEGYEVIGIATNEQEGKELVEVLQPDLVLLDIYFPDMNGLAFLKWIREHFINIDIIMITAAREIDTLKQAMHGGVFDYIIKPIMLERFTETLVRYKEYHHKMHELMKGKELIGQEDIDQLIGREQTTSDADDSLPKGIQPLTLEKVLAVVKQCKDGITAEEVGKRIGASRTTSRRYLEYLVSISQVTADISYGSVGRPERIYKLKR, from the coding sequence ATGGCTCGCAATATTCAAGTGCTCATTGTCGAAGACGATAAACGTATTGCCGAGATTAACCGCCGTTTTGTCGAAAAGGTGGAAGGCTATGAAGTGATCGGAATCGCCACTAACGAGCAGGAAGGAAAAGAACTGGTGGAAGTGTTGCAGCCGGATTTAGTCTTGCTTGATATTTATTTTCCTGATATGAATGGACTTGCGTTTTTAAAATGGATTCGTGAGCATTTTATCAATATAGATATTATTATGATCACCGCGGCAAGAGAAATTGACACCTTGAAGCAAGCGATGCATGGCGGAGTATTTGACTATATTATCAAACCGATTATGCTCGAACGGTTTACCGAAACGCTGGTGAGATATAAAGAATACCATCATAAAATGCACGAACTGATGAAAGGAAAAGAATTAATCGGACAGGAGGATATCGATCAGTTAATCGGCCGCGAACAGACCACAAGCGACGCGGATGATTCATTGCCGAAGGGCATCCAGCCACTGACATTAGAGAAGGTGCTGGCGGTGGTAAAGCAGTGTAAAGACGGCATTACGGCGGAAGAAGTAGGCAAACGGATCGGCGCAAGCCGGACGACATCACGGCGCTATTTAGAATATCTTGTTTCGATTTCCCAAGTGACGGCCGATATTTCGTACGGCTCGGTAGGAAGGCCGGAACGAATTTATAAGCTAAAAAGATAG
- a CDS encoding AEC family transporter: protein MDIFLLILLHVLLPVFFLVGLGALLHRIFHFDMNTLSKLNVFVLLPAVGFANIYESNINGDVLLDVLAFLLLQNGALIVISTVMAKLMKLDRSLAATFQNTIVLNNSGNFGIPVSQLVFHQQPLGLSIQIVVTIFQNFLTNTYGVFNFLSASQKKGKVTAEFLKNPIIYALLLGLLLRSLHIPVPSFIWNPLQNVANAFLAIALLTLGAQVAYINLKQLPPLLYVSVFSRLLLSPAVAALIIFALHLEGVTAQALLIASSYPCSRNTALYALEYGHHPDYAAQAVFVSTLLSSVTVTMIVYLSKILF from the coding sequence GTGGATATTTTTCTTCTTATTTTACTCCATGTGCTACTGCCAGTATTTTTTCTTGTCGGCCTTGGGGCGCTTTTGCATCGTATTTTCCATTTTGATATGAATACCTTGTCCAAATTAAATGTCTTTGTGTTATTGCCGGCTGTTGGGTTTGCAAATATTTATGAAAGTAACATTAACGGTGATGTTCTGTTGGACGTACTCGCGTTTTTACTGCTGCAAAATGGAGCGTTAATTGTCATTAGCACGGTCATGGCAAAATTAATGAAGCTGGACCGCAGTTTAGCGGCGACGTTCCAAAATACGATTGTCCTCAACAATTCCGGCAATTTCGGCATCCCCGTCAGCCAGCTTGTCTTTCACCAGCAGCCGTTAGGGCTGTCGATTCAAATTGTCGTGACTATTTTCCAAAATTTTCTTACAAATACATACGGTGTGTTTAATTTTTTATCTGCTAGTCAAAAGAAAGGGAAAGTGACGGCAGAATTTTTAAAAAACCCGATTATATATGCACTGTTGCTTGGATTGCTGCTTCGGTCGTTGCACATTCCGGTTCCATCGTTTATTTGGAATCCTCTTCAAAATGTCGCCAATGCATTTTTGGCCATTGCTTTACTGACGTTGGGAGCGCAAGTGGCTTATATTAATCTGAAACAGCTGCCGCCGCTGTTGTATGTGAGTGTGTTTAGCCGTCTCCTTCTTTCACCGGCGGTTGCCGCTTTGATTATTTTCGCCTTGCATCTTGAAGGAGTGACCGCTCAAGCTTTATTGATCGCAAGTTCGTATCCTTGTTCGAGAAACACCGCGCTTTATGCACTCGAATACGGTCACCATCCGGATTATGCCGCTCAGGCGGTATTTGTGTCAACGCTGCTTAGTTCGGTGACAGTGACGATGATCGTGTATCTTTCCAAGATTTTATTCTAA
- a CDS encoding alkaline phosphatase — MKNIGQKIVSFALIGSLAAGSFALAAREEAKRVKKQEPIKNVIMMVMDGTSAGATTLARWYKGEPLALDEMASGAVRTYSAESAITDSASAATAMATGFKSNDKYIGILPSVVNSPGLQPIPKEEALKPVANVLEGAELMGKATGIIATAAIQHATPAGFSAHVPHRSLFPDIAEQQVYQDIEVVLGGGKDALLPGSKTNNRKDNENMLEVIKKKGYDVVETRDELLRSKSDKIWGAFADDALAQDMNRPYMRPNEPTLAEMTKKAIDTLSKDKDGFFLFVEGSQGDWAAHANDPVGIISEVLAFDKAVKEALSFAKKRNDTLVIAVADHGNSGITIGNRNTDQTYPKTPVSAYIEPLKKAKMTLDGAMSQLKPDKSNLKEVARLYGLDSLTAEEKKRLSESTDLRKTFTELLAARANLGFTTGGHTGEDVFLYTYGPNRPIGTFENTDLARIMAKAMGFDLNDLNKRLFVNAKKEFEAIGATVTIDQTDVQNPVFIVKKGNTAAKLPVNKNLMIIGNKTYELEGLVVYSRDQFWVPKQAIKLFQQIR; from the coding sequence TTGAAAAACATTGGCCAAAAAATTGTCAGTTTTGCGTTAATTGGTTCCCTCGCAGCTGGATCTTTTGCCCTTGCTGCACGCGAGGAAGCAAAAAGAGTGAAAAAACAAGAGCCGATTAAAAATGTCATTATGATGGTAATGGATGGGACAAGCGCAGGAGCTACGACATTAGCAAGATGGTACAAAGGCGAACCACTCGCTTTAGACGAAATGGCAAGCGGCGCTGTCCGTACGTACTCAGCGGAATCGGCGATTACCGACTCCGCTTCAGCGGCAACAGCGATGGCTACCGGATTCAAATCAAACGATAAGTATATCGGGATCCTCCCGAGTGTTGTCAATTCACCTGGATTACAGCCGATTCCGAAAGAAGAAGCGCTCAAGCCGGTAGCCAATGTACTCGAAGGAGCCGAATTAATGGGAAAAGCAACGGGAATTATCGCCACGGCGGCTATTCAACATGCGACACCAGCTGGTTTCTCCGCTCATGTTCCGCACCGAAGCTTGTTTCCGGATATCGCTGAACAGCAAGTATATCAAGACATCGAAGTCGTCCTAGGCGGAGGAAAGGATGCATTGCTTCCTGGAAGCAAAACAAACAACCGAAAAGACAACGAAAACATGCTAGAAGTCATTAAGAAAAAAGGATATGACGTCGTGGAAACGCGCGATGAGCTGCTTCGCTCCAAATCCGATAAAATTTGGGGAGCATTTGCTGATGACGCGCTTGCGCAAGACATGAACCGTCCATATATGAGACCAAACGAGCCGACATTAGCGGAAATGACAAAAAAAGCAATTGATACACTTTCAAAAGATAAAGATGGCTTTTTCCTTTTTGTTGAAGGAAGCCAAGGCGATTGGGCCGCTCATGCGAACGATCCTGTCGGCATCATCAGCGAAGTGTTAGCGTTTGACAAAGCGGTCAAAGAAGCGCTTTCCTTTGCGAAAAAACGCAACGACACGCTTGTGATTGCCGTAGCCGACCACGGCAACAGTGGCATTACGATCGGCAACCGCAACACCGATCAAACATACCCTAAAACTCCAGTTTCCGCATATATTGAACCGCTGAAAAAAGCGAAAATGACGCTAGACGGCGCGATGAGCCAATTAAAGCCGGACAAATCAAACCTAAAAGAAGTCGCTCGTTTGTATGGATTAGATTCATTAACAGCCGAAGAGAAGAAAAGATTAAGCGAATCAACGGATCTTCGCAAAACATTTACGGAATTGCTGGCCGCGCGCGCTAATCTCGGATTTACGACAGGCGGACATACGGGCGAAGATGTATTTCTCTACACTTACGGTCCGAACCGACCGATTGGCACATTTGAAAATACGGATTTAGCCCGCATCATGGCAAAAGCGATGGGCTTTGACTTAAATGATTTAAATAAACGGTTATTTGTCAACGCCAAAAAAGAATTCGAAGCAATCGGGGCAACCGTAACGATTGACCAAACGGACGTACAAAATCCTGTCTTCATCGTAAAGAAAGGAAACACGGCGGCGAAACTTCCTGTGAACAAAAACTTGATGATCATCGGGAACAAAACATACGAGTTAGAAGGACTTGTCGTTTACAGTAGGGACCAGTTCTGGGTTCCAAAGCAAGCGATCAAGCTTTTTCAACAAATCCGATAA
- a CDS encoding LacI family DNA-binding transcriptional regulator, protein MKKVTMADVAKLANVSKSTVSQYLNKRYEYMSEETRKRIARAIEELGYQPNIIARSLKQKTTATIGVIVFNILHMLTIQVLHAIEEACQERGFHVIVCNSDDDPEKEKKYIDMLLAKQVDGLIVFTTGKNEDVYQRLVEEHFPLVFVDRMVPRIEADAILLDNKRAAAMAVEYLASNGYERIGVVAPPLVSHVVPRVERIEGFRQALTEKGLPVIADYFVAAEISSIQSELAKLFASGRPPQALFAINDLTLMEILHFVKNNGIHVPDDLALISIDDVPFADIYTPTLTTIAQPTFAMGKKAAERLFMQIAKKQKHKPQIFRFPPTLIERKSVRQI, encoded by the coding sequence TTGAAGAAAGTAACGATGGCCGATGTCGCGAAATTGGCCAACGTCTCGAAAAGTACGGTATCGCAATATTTGAATAAACGCTATGAATATATGAGTGAGGAAACGAGAAAACGAATTGCTCGGGCAATTGAAGAGCTAGGATATCAACCGAATATTATCGCCCGCAGCTTAAAGCAGAAAACAACAGCAACCATCGGAGTCATTGTCTTTAATATTTTGCATATGCTGACGATCCAAGTCTTGCATGCCATCGAAGAAGCGTGCCAAGAGCGCGGTTTTCATGTCATCGTCTGCAATTCCGATGACGATCCGGAAAAAGAGAAAAAATATATTGACATGCTGCTTGCCAAACAAGTGGATGGCTTGATTGTTTTTACGACGGGGAAAAACGAGGATGTATATCAACGGCTAGTGGAGGAACACTTTCCACTTGTGTTTGTCGACCGGATGGTTCCAAGGATTGAAGCGGATGCTATTTTGCTTGATAACAAACGTGCGGCCGCTATGGCAGTGGAATATTTGGCTAGTAACGGTTACGAGCGCATCGGCGTCGTCGCTCCTCCGCTTGTTTCCCATGTTGTTCCAAGGGTGGAGCGGATTGAAGGATTTCGGCAGGCGCTAACGGAAAAAGGGCTTCCAGTTATCGCTGATTATTTTGTCGCGGCCGAAATTTCCTCCATTCAGAGTGAACTAGCAAAGCTGTTTGCTTCAGGCCGTCCGCCGCAAGCGCTGTTTGCGATTAACGATTTGACATTGATGGAGATTTTGCATTTCGTCAAGAACAACGGCATCCATGTGCCTGATGATTTGGCGTTGATCAGCATTGACGATGTTCCGTTTGCCGATATTTATACGCCAACGTTAACGACCATTGCCCAGCCAACTTTTGCGATGGGGAAAAAAGCTGCAGAGCGTTTGTTTATGCAGATTGCCAAGAAACAAAAACACAAGCCGCAAATTTTTCGCTTTCCGCCTACATTGATCGAGCGGAAATCCGTCCGGCAAATATGA
- the gntK gene encoding gluconokinase: MTADNKVVIGVDIGTTSTKAVAFGERGQVLSSHAVDYPIIQPHPSWAEQDPEEIFSAVVQTVNAVIIKSRLAPHQVKAIGFSAAMHSLMALDASGRPLTRCIIWADNRSVGQADRLLRERNGLAIYKRTGTPIHPMSPLPKLLWLKEEQPDIFRQAHKFVSIKEYILYRLYGQYVVDYSIASATGLFRLDTLDWDADVLQLLGITRAQLSSLVPTTHVLRGMKKEWAEQMGLDLDVPVVVGASDGVLANIGVGAILPGEAAITIGTSGAVRTISSVQKTDEKGRTFCYALTPNHWVVGGPTNNGGILLRWLRDEFGGQEREVAKRLGIDPYDLLTKYAERVPAGAEGLLFLPFLSGERAPYWNANARGTFFGISLHHKREHFIRAVMEGVCMSIFSVALAIRDVTGPLSEIRVSGGFAKSPFWRQMLADMMGKELLVPETHEASALGAAALALYALGDIPSLDTVKTWIHITARHEPNTENTLIYSELFDMYTRLYERLKDEFDVIASFQRRNG; encoded by the coding sequence ATGACAGCAGACAATAAAGTAGTCATTGGTGTCGATATCGGCACGACAAGCACGAAAGCGGTGGCGTTTGGTGAACGCGGGCAGGTACTCTCCTCCCATGCAGTGGATTATCCAATCATCCAGCCGCATCCAAGTTGGGCGGAACAAGATCCCGAGGAGATTTTCTCCGCCGTTGTCCAAACTGTAAACGCTGTCATCATCAAATCGCGTCTTGCTCCACATCAAGTGAAAGCGATCGGCTTTAGTGCGGCGATGCATTCGCTAATGGCGCTTGATGCGTCGGGTCGCCCGCTTACCCGCTGTATCATCTGGGCCGATAACCGCAGCGTCGGACAAGCGGACCGTCTTTTACGGGAACGGAACGGATTGGCTATTTATAAGCGGACTGGCACGCCGATTCATCCGATGTCACCGCTTCCGAAACTGCTTTGGCTGAAGGAAGAGCAGCCAGATATATTCCGGCAGGCGCATAAGTTTGTGTCCATTAAAGAATACATCTTGTACCGGTTATATGGTCAGTATGTCGTCGACTATTCGATCGCTTCGGCAACCGGGCTGTTTCGCTTGGATACGCTTGATTGGGATGCGGATGTGCTTCAACTTCTAGGCATTACGAGGGCGCAGTTATCTAGTTTAGTGCCGACAACGCATGTATTGCGGGGCATGAAAAAAGAATGGGCCGAACAAATGGGGCTTGACCTGGATGTACCGGTTGTCGTCGGCGCGAGTGACGGGGTGCTTGCCAACATCGGCGTTGGCGCGATTTTGCCGGGCGAAGCGGCGATTACGATCGGAACAAGCGGCGCAGTGCGGACGATTTCCTCCGTGCAAAAAACGGATGAAAAAGGAAGAACGTTTTGTTATGCCCTGACGCCAAACCATTGGGTCGTCGGGGGACCGACGAATAACGGGGGGATTTTGCTGCGGTGGCTGCGCGATGAATTTGGCGGCCAGGAACGCGAAGTGGCGAAAAGGCTTGGCATCGATCCGTATGATTTATTGACAAAATATGCGGAGCGAGTTCCGGCAGGGGCAGAAGGATTGCTGTTTCTCCCATTTTTATCCGGGGAACGGGCGCCGTACTGGAATGCAAACGCCAGAGGCACGTTTTTTGGCATCAGCCTTCATCATAAGCGGGAACATTTTATTCGCGCGGTGATGGAAGGGGTATGCATGAGCATCTTTTCCGTTGCCCTGGCGATTCGTGATGTAACAGGTCCACTTTCGGAAATCCGCGTATCGGGCGGCTTTGCCAAATCGCCATTTTGGCGGCAAATGCTTGCCGATATGATGGGAAAAGAGCTGCTCGTTCCAGAAACGCATGAGGCGTCCGCGTTAGGCGCGGCGGCATTGGCGCTGTATGCGCTTGGCGATATTCCGTCGCTTGATACGGTGAAAACGTGGATTCATATTACCGCCCGTCATGAACCGAATACGGAAAATACGCTCATTTATTCCGAATTATTTGATATGTATACGCGGTTGTATGAACGATTGAAAGACGAGTTTGATGTGATTGCTTCTTTCCAGCGCAGAAATGGATAG
- a CDS encoding GntP family permease has product MGIVIVVAAIVVLLLLITAAKMHPFVALILTSVGVGLAMGMPLIAPSPETPGIIDSIKAGLGNTLGFLAIVLALGTMLGKMMAESGGAERIAKTLINRFGQKRVHWAMMVVAFLVGIPVFFQVGFVLLIPLVFTIAMETGISLVTIGIPLVAGLSVVHGLVPPHPAAMAAVGIFKADVGMTILYSIIVGLPTAIIAGPLFGKWIGSRMYKKVPAEIAEQLVQHKETKDLPGFGNTLFTILLPVILMLIASVANVTLDQTSETSKVLRFIGDPIVALLIATIYSFFSLGYASGFNRDKVLKFANDCLGPVANILLVIGAGGAFNKVLLDSGIGEQIADLAKHSHLSPLLLGWGIAALIRIATGSATVSMMTAAGIVAPIAASMPGTNMELLVLATGAGSLILSHVNDSGFWMIKEYFGMTVKETLMTWTVMETIISVVAFLLIVLLNLVI; this is encoded by the coding sequence ATGGGAATTGTGATTGTCGTTGCAGCGATTGTTGTATTATTGCTGCTGATTACGGCTGCGAAAATGCATCCGTTTGTCGCTTTAATTTTAACGTCCGTTGGTGTCGGGCTTGCGATGGGCATGCCGCTGATCGCGCCGTCGCCGGAAACGCCGGGAATTATTGATTCGATTAAAGCAGGTCTTGGCAACACGCTTGGCTTTTTAGCAATTGTTTTGGCGCTCGGGACGATGCTTGGAAAAATGATGGCAGAGTCCGGAGGCGCCGAACGGATTGCGAAAACATTGATTAACCGTTTCGGCCAAAAACGCGTCCATTGGGCGATGATGGTCGTTGCCTTTTTAGTAGGTATTCCGGTATTTTTCCAAGTAGGATTCGTCCTGCTCATTCCGCTTGTATTTACGATTGCGATGGAGACGGGGATTTCGCTCGTGACGATTGGAATTCCGCTCGTTGCCGGATTGTCGGTCGTGCATGGACTGGTGCCGCCGCACCCAGCAGCGATGGCCGCAGTCGGTATATTTAAAGCAGACGTTGGAATGACGATTCTTTACTCGATTATTGTCGGACTGCCGACAGCCATTATCGCCGGTCCGCTGTTTGGAAAATGGATCGGGTCACGCATGTATAAAAAAGTGCCGGCAGAAATCGCCGAGCAGCTTGTGCAGCATAAAGAAACGAAAGATTTGCCTGGCTTCGGAAACACATTATTCACCATTTTACTTCCTGTTATTTTGATGTTAATCGCTTCTGTTGCCAATGTAACGTTGGACCAAACGTCAGAAACATCGAAAGTATTGCGCTTTATCGGGGATCCGATCGTCGCGCTGTTAATCGCAACGATTTATTCGTTCTTCAGCCTTGGGTATGCGAGCGGATTCAACCGCGATAAAGTGTTAAAATTTGCGAACGACTGCCTTGGTCCAGTTGCGAATATTTTACTAGTTATCGGCGCTGGCGGAGCGTTTAATAAAGTGTTGCTTGACTCGGGCATTGGCGAGCAAATTGCCGATTTAGCGAAGCATTCCCATCTGTCTCCGCTCCTATTAGGATGGGGAATCGCCGCGCTCATTCGGATCGCAACCGGTTCGGCGACCGTATCGATGATGACAGCGGCCGGCATCGTCGCCCCGATTGCCGCTAGCATGCCTGGTACGAATATGGAGTTGCTCGTATTAGCGACGGGAGCTGGGTCTCTCATTCTATCGCACGTCAACGACTCGGGCTTCTGGATGATTAAAGAGTATTTCGGCATGACCGTCAAAGAAACGTTGATGACATGGACTGTGATGGAGACGATTATTTCCGTGGTTGCGTTTTTATTGATTGTATTGTTGAACTTAGTGATTTGA